One genomic region from Gossypium hirsutum isolate 1008001.06 chromosome D13, Gossypium_hirsutum_v2.1, whole genome shotgun sequence encodes:
- the LOC121224990 gene encoding uncharacterized protein — FALDSSYIKLNVSVSFVDLFVFLFHLQQFGQPQWLTIKGHSHFVKRVSEMLETKGCQFKLGCEVQSVLPADNGTTMVCGDGFQETYNGCIMAVDAPTALKLLGNQATFEETRVLGAFQYATSDIFLHRDSTLMPQNKSAWSALNFLNSSKNNAFLTYWLNALQYIGKTSEPFFVTVNPDHTPKNTLLKWSTSHAIPSVAASKASLELGQIQGKRGIWFCGYDFNQDELKAGMDAAHGILGKHSSVLHSPKNMSPSFMETTARLFVTKFFQQYISMGCVTFLEEGGRIFTFKGNMEKCPLKTVLKVHNPQFYWRIMKEADIGLADAYIHGDFSFLDETEGLLNLSVPIHTIEIRFVMIYHNLH; from the exons TTTGCATTAGACTCTTCCTATATAAAACTCAATGTGTCGGTTTCGTTTGTTgatctttttgttttccttttccaTCTTCAGCAATTTGGGCAGCCACAGTGGTTGACTATCAAAGGGCACTCACATTTTGTTAAAAGG GTTAGTGAAATGCTGGAGACTAAAGGTTGTCAATTTAAACTTGGTTGTGAAGTACAATCTGTTTTGCCTGCTGATAATG GTACCACCATGGTCTGTGGAGATGGTTTTCAAGAAACTTACAATGGATGCATAATGGCTGTTGATGCTCCCACTGCCCTAAAATTATTAGGAAATCAAGCAACATTTGAAGAAACAAGAGTACTGGGTGCTTTCCAATATGCTACCAG TGATATTTTCCTTCACCGGGATAGTACTTTAATGCCACAAAACAAATCAGCTTGGAGTGCATTGAATTTTCTCAATAGTAGCAAAAATAATGCATTCTTAACATACTGGCTCAATGCATTACAG TATATTGGGAAAACAAGTGAGCCATTTTTTGTGACTGTCAATCCAGACCATACCCCGAAGAATACCTTGCTTAAGTGGTCGACTAGCCATGCAATTCCCTCTGTTGCTGCATCAAAAGCTTCACTTGAGCTTGGTCAGATTCAGGGGAAGAGAGGAATCTGGTTCTGTG GCTATGACTTCAATCAGGATGAACTAAAG GCTGGTATGGATGCTGCACATGGTATCTTGGGAAAGCATTCTTCTGTTCTGCACAGTCCAAAGAATATGTCACCCTCTTTCATGGAAACAACGGCACGCCTCTTTGTTACTAAATTCTTTCAACAATATATATCTATGGGCTGCGTAAC TTTCTTAGAGGAAGGAGGCAGAATTTTCACTTTCAAAGGAAACATGGAAAAGTGTCCTCTTAAAACAGTTCTGAAAGTGCATAATCCTCAGTTTTACTGGAGG ATCATGAAAGAAGCTGATATAGGCCTTGCAGATGCATATATCCATggagatttttcttttcttgatgaAACTGAAGGCCTTCTTAATCTTTCTGTTCCTATACATACAATAGAAATTAGGTTTGTTATGATTTATCATAATCTTCATTGA
- the LOC107937326 gene encoding protein SRC1, with translation MSGIMHKIEETLHMGGHKKEEEKHKGEAHHEGGHGHGYGAAEHKGEVHHEGGHGYGYGAAEHKGEVHHEGGHGYGAAAAAGHGHGEQHKEGFMDKIKDKIHGEGGHEHGHEGEKKKKKEKKKHEDGHESSSSSDSD, from the coding sequence ATGTCGGGAATCATGCACAAGATCGAAGAAACCCTTCACATGGGAGGGCACAAGAAGGAAGAAGAGAAGCACAAGGGAGAAGCTCATCACGAAGGCGGCCATGGCCATGGTTATGGCGCCGCTGAGCACAAGGGAGAAGTTCATCACGAAGGCGGCCATGGCTATGGTTATGGCGCCGCTGAGCACAAGGGAGAAGTTCATCACGAAGGCGGCCATGGCTATGGCGCCGCTGCGGCCGCCGGTCACGGTCACGGCGAGCAGCACAAGGAAGGGTTTATGGATAAGATCAAGGACAAGATCCACGGCGAGGGAGGTCATGAACATGGTCACGAGggcgaaaagaaaaagaagaaggagaagaagaagcaTGAAGATGGCCATGAAAGCAGCAGCAGCAGCGACAGTGATTAG